The region cggcgacgcggaggctacgaggacgatgacgacgatatcggcgacgagggcgacatGATGAACTGGCCTCACCTCGGCCGCTTCGCCTGCTTGCCGCACATTCGACGGCCTGCGTTGCCCGGCTTCCTGCTCGGGCCCCTCTCcgtggagaagaaggcgcgCAAGATCACCAAGAGAACTGCCCCATTCCGGCCAAACAACCTGACGGAAACGCGGCCCGAGGTGCTCAACGTCGATGATCTCGCAAAGAAGGAGAACGACCTGACGGCCATCTGCGGAAAGatcctgcagcagctgcagaaGATCCAGGCCGACGCGCAGGAGACGGTCATGGAACTACTAGACGACGATatggaagacgaggagaagacgaggatcATGCACGAGCATGGCCTGCGAAGCACGGGTGGCATCGACCTCTTGCGCTTCGTCGTCAACCCCAAGTCCTTTGCGCAAACCGTGGAAAACATGTTTTACGTCAGCTTCCTCATTCGCGATGGGAGGGTCGAGATTGCCTTTGACGAGTCTGATCTACCAGCTCTCGGTGAGTCCGCCGGCCGTACATGACCGTGACGCCGCTAACTTTGACAGCGCCCGTTGACAGGGAGGCAGACGACGAAGGGGCCGTGCGTCACGGtgcggccaagcagcaggcGGTGCTGTCGATGGACATGAAGACGTGGCGAGAGATTATAGAAGTGTTCGATTTGAAGGAACCTATGATTGAGCACCGGAGAGAAGCAGCGCAAGGTGGCCCCGGCGCACGGGGCTGGTACAGCTGATTTGTGAAAGCAGTTGACGTCTTGGTCGAGTAAGCCGGGCCGCGACAGACACCTTTAGACTTTTGTACGACGATTGATACCATGATGAATTACAGCCTGCTCTTCTTGATGGGTTCCCGTTTTGGGCCGCGGCTTTGTCGGCCGTGCTACGTCCTGCGAAGTGTTCAGCCCCCGTTGTGCGTGACGCGAGCCACCAGGCGGCCTGGTACGCCGTCGACTTGAAAGAGACGCTTGCAAGAGAAGGGAACAGAGGCGGAACAGAGCTTCCTAGCTTCAACAAAGACCGGTCCCGCGACCAGGCCGGTGGTATGAATTCTACAAATGAAGGGGGATGGAGCCCTCCCCTCGACCGCTCTGGACTGACCCGGCGTTCTCCCCCTCAACATTGGACATTAAGCACCTTGTAAGCGATCTACCACGTGTGTATTGTCGAGATTGAGGATACGGACAGAGCCACCAACATGAACAGGGCCAAAGAAGTGGCCCGcaacaaggcggcggccggacgCAAGGATGGACCAGCCGTTGGCGGGGATCGAGCGACTCCCCTTAGCCGGGCACCGGGTCAGATGGCAGACCCTCGCGATCTTCTCGACCACGGTGCCAAAGCCGCGCAGCCCAAGAATCAACCATCCTCGGGAATACCAGTCAAGGGGCAGCATGGAACACCCGCCGGCGGTGATCGAGCGACTCCCTTTGGCCAGGCCTCGGGTCAAACGGTGGACTCGCGCGACCCTCTCAACCGCGGTGCTAAAGGCGCCCAGCCCACAAATCAACCACCAGTAAAGGCACCTGTCAAGGGGCAGACCGCTCTGCACGACGACCTAATCGACCAAACAGACTACCTCAACCCGAAGGAGCAGGAAAAAATCATCACGGAGTGCAACAGGCTCCTTCAAGGGCCCATCAACGCCGACAATGAGCACGTCAGCCGGGAAGCCCTCCTCAAGACCATCGTCCCCATGACCAAGATCGTTCAGGCTCACTGcaccatggcgggcggcgacggcgtatCGAAGATGCTTGCCTCGCAGCCCAAgtgcagcagccgcggctgTCGCGAGACTCGAGACATGCTCAAGAAGATTGCGGGTCAGCAAGAAACGCTCGGCAAGATGGTGGCGGTGAaccacgacgctgccgccaagcACCTGCGTGCGAGCGCGGACGGGCAGCTGAAGGGTCTGTCGCAGGAGAAGgcgaagctcgtcgaggagaaCACCAAGCTCAAGGCGGAGCTCAAGAACAAGGACGACAGCCTACTGACCCTTCAGAAGCAGCTGGGCGCCAGCTCGAACGACAAGGGCGACAAGGAGGCACTGCAGAAGAAGGGAGGGCTCGGCAGCTCGTGGTTCGGATTCGGAGGCCAGGCTACGCACAAGGCTGATGGAGAAGCAGGGGCGCCGGACGagaagcggcagcagcagggcaaggacaaggtGACCAGCACCGGCCTGGcgggaggaggtggcgccACGACCAACACCGCCGCTCTCGAAAAGCAGGTCGAGATGTGGAAGCAAAAGGCAACCGAACACCAGAAGACGGCAGACGGCCTCAAGGAGGAGAACACCAAGCTTCGCCAAAAGCTCGACGGGACCAAGGACGGGGCGGATGGCATGAAGAAGGGCGGGTTCGGCGGCATCTTCGGGAGCACATCGCGGGCTGGTGACAAGGACGGCACTACCAAGTCGAAGGCTACACCCAACATGGGTTCACCCCGaacgccgtcgatgcccaAGAACACGTTCCAGCTCTGGGGGTCAAAGAAGGACGCCACGACCCCGGCAGCGGGGGGCcgcaagccgccgccgccccctttgACGTTGGTCCCTGGGACTTCGGCCAAGgacacgcagcagcagagcgtGCCCaacgacaagaagaagacgggtGCCGGGTTCCTGGATACGTTACAGAAGACAGTGGCGGACACGGTGACTCATGCGTCACAGGCGTACGGAAGTGTGCAGCAGCAAGTGCCGTGCATGAGGCGCCACGTGGAGCCGGAGAGCTACTCGTCGTGGCTCTCTGGAGAGTTGGCGGCATGGCGCGAggtcatcgtcttcctctgGCTGTGGATCTGCTTCGCCTGCGGATCCCTCAAGGACAGGCTGTTCCGGcgcggggcgacggcgtcccGCAcgggaccgccgccgccgccgccgccgcccaaggatCCAAAGCCGAACTCGCAaccagcaggccggccgggaACTCTCGACTCGAACGCGCTCGGGTTGAACAAGTCAAAGAACCCggcaggcggccggccggctggaaCCGTCGACCAGGGCGCGCTCGGGGTGAGCAAGTCCGTCCGGACGATACGGAGGATGCCCacgcccccggcgccggacACGATGCTGCGGGTGACGCGGCACCTGCTCTTGCTCATGTCCTTGCACGCCTACTTGGAGtgcctcgcgcagcagcgcatgTGGCACCAGGCCAACAACCAGACGCGGTCGTACCTGGCCGGCCAGATGCGCGGCAGCGCCAAGgacccgacgacgctgctggccatgGTCGGCCTGGACCCGACACTGTGGCTCGCTCGGCTCCGGTTCCtcgggctggggctggtgTTGACGTGGGACTGGACGATCGAGCTCGCCCTCAACATCGAGTGGCTGCGAAACCTCATCTGCCGCTGCGCGTCGTGGGTCGTGGGCGAGAAGTGGTTCTACAAAGGCGTCTGGTGGGTGTCCGGAGGGGTGGGCGTCCGCGTCTGGTGGGCCATGAAGGGGGTAGGGGCCCCCGTCTGGCGAGCTGCGAGAGGGCTCTGGGCACAGATGGTGAAGCCGTATCGCAGGCTCGGGTGGGCTGGCCGGGGCATCGTCGTTGCGGTGCTCGTTgtcgccgtgggcggcggcgggtggtaTCTGGCGGCCAGGTTCGGGCTGACGGCGTGGGGCGCCAGGGCTCCCGCGCGACCTTCCCCTTGGTGGTCCCGCTTGTGCTTTTCACGGTTTGCAGGGAGGAGGCGTTGACGTTGTCTGATAGATGGGATTTTGGAGTTTTTTCCTTGGCGTTTGGGCCTTGCTGGTGTGAGCGAGCGGCGTGGCTGGGCGCCTCAATTTCTGACGTACATTGTGAAGGGCTTCCGGGTGGAGGCCGTCACCCTCTAGTGCTGCTTCGTACGTACAACAATATACTGCTCTGTTCCGACGGCCGGTCAtgtccccctccccttcgcCGATGAATGGGGTGCTATTGGTAGAGCGTGCATCATCGTATCCCTACGCACGCGGTTGCCGCATTTGCGTCGCTGTCGGGTGCCATCAGTACCAAATTGCGTCGGAACATGGGCAATATGGAATCatgctggctgctgccctgcaAGCATGCATGTAGTAGTTACTATATACAGTTCCATCCATGGAAGCTCACAGCCCCAAAGACGGCATCAGGCACGCacgaggtacgaagtacgatGTAACTAGTAGCCGGACAAGCCTGCTGAAAAGACGGCCGGACTGGAGACCCTTGAATCTCGGGGAGCGGgtccacggcgggcgggatcGTCAGGGCAATCCCTCCGCTTACCTGAGATTTGAGGTTCAAGGTTCTACTATGCTGTGCGTCCtccgggggcgcggcggccggggccggaGGAAGTGGAGCCCGAGGTGCTTTATAGGTGGATTTCGTTTGGACGGACATGGATGGCATTTCCAATGATGGAGGATATTGTCCAGGACTCCCTGGTGGCGGCTGCGCCGAGGCTCGGGACTCGAGGCGTGATGGTCATCGAGGGCAGCCCGGTTTgtcggcaaggcggcggcggcagcagcagcagcaagaagccagcccggcccagcaATCCATGGCCCCGCCGGAGCCGAAAAGCCATCCTCAGCCCAGTTGGTGGATCGAtgttggcggccatgcgcgGTGGCTTGCAGGCGagtggcggtggtggtgatgcgccTCGTGGCTTGTCGTCCCACCCACTTggatccccccccccccctcccccctgcAGGCGTGCTCTGGGATTTTATTTTATGATTTGAGTTGCTGATGTCATGGACAGACTACAGCCCCCGCGGACGGAATGGGGGGGCATTTGAATTGGCCTGTGCTTATCTCTCGCCTTCTCTGGAGTCTGGAGCACGCCCGTGGCCCATTTTCGTGCGAATTGGTCCGGGCCTCCGAGAAAGGCGTGGGTTCCGCCTGTtggaagacgggcggcgtttTCAATCACTCCCGACGCGGGAAGTTCGCTCATCCATTTCCTCGGCAAATGGAGCGTCGTTAGTGATATGCCACGTTTGAAGTAGTCGTAGCT is a window of Purpureocillium takamizusanense chromosome 10, complete sequence DNA encoding:
- a CDS encoding uncharacterized protein (EggNog:ENOG503NU7K~COG:S~BUSCO:EOG092634ZL), producing MPTRVQSSPDEDDDSATSSSPSPSQSPARQGLAVRQRSEARSVSGSKRKRGNNTNGAANHRQRTAPPDESDGEASDDVYDPDQPVEERRRVQKEYRDMLRQITEHGEEFLSKDSRGLHDTILQADALSKKLKQTTEATIDSRLLVTTTDLSYRKTLRLTQGSLSQGLDVDEFVSKCISYMRRGGGISDDNAPELSSTQRHRRRRGGYEDDDDDIGDEGDMMNWPHLGRFACLPHIRRPALPGFLLGPLSVEKKARKITKRTAPFRPNNLTETRPEVLNVDDLAKKENDLTAICGKILQQLQKIQADAQETVMELLDDDMEDEEKTRIMHEHGLRSTGGIDLLRFVVNPKSFAQTVENMFYVSFLIRDGRVEIAFDESDLPALAPVDREADDEGAVRHGAAKQQAVLSMDMKTWREIIEVFDLKEPMIEHRREAAQGGPGARGWYS
- a CDS encoding uncharacterized protein (TransMembrane:2 (o528-548i788-810o)), which encodes MNRAKEVARNKAAAGRKDGPAVGGDRATPLSRAPGQMADPRDLLDHGAKAAQPKNQPSSGIPVKGQHGTPAGGDRATPFGQASGQTVDSRDPLNRGAKGAQPTNQPPVKAPVKGQTALHDDLIDQTDYLNPKEQEKIITECNRLLQGPINADNEHVSREALLKTIVPMTKIVQAHCTMAGGDGVSKMLASQPKCSSRGCRETRDMLKKIAGQQETLGKMVAVNHDAAAKHLRASADGQLKGLSQEKAKLVEENTKLKAELKNKDDSLLTLQKQLGASSNDKGDKEALQKKGGLGSSWFGFGGQATHKADGEAGAPDEKRQQQGKDKVTSTGLAGGGGATTNTAALEKQVEMWKQKATEHQKTADGLKEENTKLRQKLDGTKDGADGMKKGGFGGIFGSTSRAGDKDGTTKSKATPNMGSPRTPSMPKNTFQLWGSKKDATTPAAGGRKPPPPPLTLVPGTSAKDTQQQSVPNDKKKTGAGFLDTLQKTVADTVTHASQAYGSVQQQVPCMRRHVEPESYSSWLSGELAAWREVIVFLWLWICFACGSLKDRLFRRGATASRTGPPPPPPPPKDPKPNSQPAGRPGTLDSNALGLNKSKNPAGGRPAGTVDQGALGVSKSVRTIRRMPTPPAPDTMLRVTRHLLLLMSLHAYLECLAQQRMWHQANNQTRSYLAGQMRGSAKDPTTLLAMVGLDPTLWLARLRFLGLGLVLTWDWTIELALNIEWLRNLICRCASWVVGEKWFYKGVWWVSGGVGVRVWWAMKGVGAPVWRAARGLWAQMVKPYRRLGWAGRGIVVAVLVVAVGGGGWYLAARFGLTAWGARAPARPSPWWSRLCFSRFAGRRR